GGCTTTGCGTGCTTGGTTTGCCGGCGCCGCAAGGTCAAGTGCGATGGCCGATGGCCGACCTGCGTCAACTGTGCACGATTAAAGGAGACATGTTCctataaagaaaaaactgCTTATACAGTTCGTCTAACCGAGGCACTGCGGTCGGAGCAAGCCCGGGTCCAGGAGCTTCAAAACAACATTAGAGAACTAGCCGCCATGGACAATGCCAGGCGAGACCTTCGCCTGGCAGATTTAGTATCTCAGCTTGACCTGAACAGGCCAGAGCCTGTCGAGCTAGCTCAGAGTACAGATGTTAGACCTTCATCTACTGATCGCGAAGCCCAGGACCGTTATCCGGCAGATGATATCTCTAACGATGTCGACACCCAGTTCAGTATAGACACGGAAGGAAGAGTAAGTCTCCTTGTAGCCCCTTATCTTATGCCAGCTGAACTCGCTCTGAGACCCATTCAGCAGCATTACTTTGGAGCGACCTCCCGGTTTCATCCTATACCAGGGCATGACCATCGGCACGATACCAAGGCGGAAATCAATGAGCCAGAGAcgcaagaaatggaaaaCTACCACCGTAGATGGCTTTGCTCGAATGCTCGTTTCCAGGGCCCGTGGGAAAGAATGGCACATGCAAATATGAGTCATTATACCCATGTTGACCCAAACATTTGCTCCAGTCTTCTGGATGTATATTGGTCATGGCAGGCACCACTACATAACTGCATATATCGACGTTGTAAGAGAAATCCATTTTCCGTACGCCTTACGTTCTACAAATTCACCAACCAAATCCAGGCTTTTACCGGGACATGGCTCTAGGTGGCCCTTATTTTTCGCGATTTCTACTGAACGTCGTCTTTGCTCATGCATGTCGCCACATGCCCGAAGATGATCCCCGTTTCTCTCAATTTGAGCGTGGGGAGACATTCCTGCGAGAGGCGATGTTGCTTTTGATTGACGAAATGCAGCAAAGCAAGCCTCAGATACCCACCATTCAAGGCCTTTTGATTCTGGGAGGCCGCCAGTGTGCGGTTGGAAAGAGCAGCGAAGGATGGCTATACACCGGGATGGTAAGTCCCCCAACCCCCGTCGTTCTAGCGCCAATTCTTTAGTGACCATCTCAGGCAATCCGAATGGTGACTGACCTTGGATTACACATAAAAAGAAGCCAGGCTTCACTGTTGAAGGAATTCGAACCTGATGATTTAGAAGTCCGAAAGCGATTGTATCTGTCAGTCTATGCATGGGATAAGTGAGTTTCTCATAAGAGTCCTTAACTGTGGGTTTAGAGTGAGACTGATGGTCGGCCCCCTTGAAAGATCTATTAGTTTGTGCCTAGGGCGACCTCCATCCCTAAAGGATACACCGTATCTTCCCTCTACCCTATGTGTGTTGCATCCAGCCACAGACTGTAGTGTATTTATTGTCGCTTAGTGTTATTAACGATGTTTATAGTTGATCTATCAGATGAGGGTGAGCTGTGGCAACCACCCCATTTACTGGAGACCGACCAATTGTATCCAGAGACTAAGTGCCACAGTACATTGACGTTCGTGCATTTTTGCAATCTGGCCCAAGTATGTAATACGGGGGGTGCTCAACTGGCGTACCTACGATGACTGCTAATTATCTGGACTCAGATCATCAACGAGAGCTACAAAACCGTATATATTCATCCTTCTCGGAATATAAACCCGGATGATATATTCAGATTGGAGGAAAAACTAGTATCTTTCCACAAAAACCTGCCATCCTCGCTCAGATTCGAAGAAGGAGCGAATGTTCAGTTCTGCGTCCCACCCCACATCCTCTGCCTAAAGTAAGTGAGCACATGCCATACGGAGACCGACCAATGCTGAGCATGGGTAGTATTCTCTGCCATACTGTTTTGATCCTACTGTATCGACCTTTCTTTATTTGGTGTTGGGATGCAGAATTACAGAGGCACCCTCTAGCACTCAGGGCCCAGATTGTTTGCACGGAGCAAGCAGCTGGTGTCAACGACCTCTTCAGGGCATATGGACAGCTCTTCAACTTTCAGTACCAAAGTTACCTGGTGTCATATTGCGTCTACACTGCTGCAACGATTGATGTGAGGCTCGCACGACATGAAGACAAAGCGATCGCAGAGATGGCCACAGGCCGACTAGCGATCACACTTCGAATGTTGGAAACAGAAGTCAAGCAAACACCGGGTATTCGGCGAAGCATAGAGATCATTCGGTCTCAGATTGGTGCGCCGTTGGCGTCAAACCTGCAACGCCAGGCCAGGAGGTCGTCGGAAGTGCCCGATAGGGGCCCCTCAAATCGGGGAAAAGCGACTGGGATACCTCTCCAGTCCGTGATCGATACACTTCCTCAAATGGTGTCACCTCCACCAACCATGTCAAACACAAGCATATACGGTTCATCAACCGAATGCGTAGCCACAGGGCCATCTCAGCTACCCCTATTGGAAATGTCGGGAATCGTCGTGAATCCCAATCTATCCCTTGAGTCAGGCTGGCCTGATTGGTATATGAATGattttggtggtggatttgtGCCCGACGTGGCTTGATAGACCTCCCTAGCACATGTAGTGGCCCTACATTTTCTGAGCCGTGAGTCGATTCATTATCGGGCATCACAAAAGCCCAATGGCCCACTTGGTAATGGGCTCTAGATAGGTGCTGAGACTTGGTCAATGCGATTCCTAAATTTTACCAATCATTAAGCAATGATTGGCTTTCCGTTATTATCTCCGACATTTATTTATTTCGTCTGCATTCCTAATTGGACAGTCGGCATTTTAGCGAGAGTGTCGCTAAGATACCGAGCAACGCAGTGTTAGCAAGGATAATTGCCACTTTATTAAATGGTCTGTCGCGACTCAGTCGATGCCGAAGCAATCTCTGAATACCCGTCTGAAATCCCAATATCCCTCGCAATTTTAATATGATTGGAGTGGCGTGGCTAACATGCACAAAGACGTCTCTCGTGCTAGAGACTTCAACCATGTGGAACAACGTTGGGCAGTTCGCGATGCCTGCAGCGTCTCCAGAGAGAACATGCAGCGGAGAAGAGGACACAAAGGCATTGTGGCGGCTCGATGATTTCTTGGTTCCACTATGAGCGTGGTCTTGGTGCTCTTGGCCAGAGAACGAGACTAACCGCCATGTAGGCTTGACGTTCGTTTCGAAATATTGAAGACACTGTGATTCATGAAGAGTGTGGCACATTGACGCTAGAGTCCTCGACTTCGTCCTCGCCGATCAATAAACTGTAATACCTGGCGTGCTATGGTCCCTACCTTCCTCGCAGCTTTGGCCATCTTGGCCCTCCCCGCTCAGTGGGGTTGTCCACTAGACGAGGTTGTCGGTGTAATACCGAGTGCCTTGCTACCGTGAAATGTATAAGGAGGCAGGTTTGTCTCCACTGTTTACTATCTATGCTCTTCTGTGTATCTTCGGATGAGCAAGAAGCGATGGCTCTTTTTACTACCGTCCTTTTCTCCCTATTTCCTACAATCGTCTTTAGTAGTGGTCTTATCGTGGGACATTCCGTGGTGGAAGTCACACAGTCATTCAATGATGTCTTTCCTTACGAAAACTTCAATCGCAATGTGACTGTTCCTATGTGGGACACGAGCCTGCTGAATGGGAAGAATATGTCGGCCGCTCAAAAAGACCTGGAGACGATTGCCAATGCCTCATTTATAGTCTATGACTCAGCCTTCTACAACGTTCGTCTCTGATGGATTGCTATGCTGGAACAGAAAATTATAGCTAACATGCCACCCTCAGCTGCTCGGTATTGCGGGACCTTTTGAACAGAAgcaggtggaggagatcttcaccttccccGACCCACCGCCGTATGCACAACGCCAGATCCATGATGGATCGGTCTA
This DNA window, taken from Aspergillus flavus chromosome 5, complete sequence, encodes the following:
- a CDS encoding nitrogen assimilation transcription factor nirA, with the protein product MDNARRDLRLADLVSQLDLNRPEPVELAQSTDVRPSSTDREAQDRYPADDISNDVDTQFSIDTEGRQHYFGATSRFHPIPGHDHRHDTKAEINEPETQEMENYHRRWLCSNARFQGPWERMAHANMSHYTHVDPNICSSLLDVYWSWQAPLHNCIYRRCFYRDMALGGPYFSRFLLNVVFAHACRHMPEDDPRFSQFERGETFLREAMLLLIDEMQQSKPQIPTIQGLLILGGRQCAVGKSSEGWLYTGMAIRMVTDLGLHIKRSQASLLKEFEPDDLEVRKRLYLSVYAWDKSISLCLGRPPSLKDTPYLPSTLFDLSDEGELWQPPHLLETDQLYPETKCHSTLTFVHFCNLAQIINESYKTVYIHPSRNINPDDIFRLEEKLVSFHKNLPSSLRFEEGANVQFCVPPHILCLNILCHTVLILLYRPFFIWCWDAELQRHPLALRAQIVCTEQAAGVNDLFRAYGQLFNFQYQSYLVSYCVYTAATIDVRLARHEDKAIAEMATGRLAITLRMLETEVKQTPGIRRSIEIIRSQIGAPLASNLQRQARRSSEVPDRGPSNRGKATGIPLQSVIDTLPQMVSPPPTMSNTSIYGSSTECVATGPSQLPLLEMSGIVVNPNLSLESGWPDWYMNDFGGGFVPDVA